The DNA region CGCCAACTTGTATGAATTTATTTGCAATTATCCCATCATAAGGGGCGACTAGCCTTTTTTTCTCAAGGATATTTTCATAATAGGCAATGTTTAATTTTGCCTTTTCAAGTCTTAATCTAGCACCATTAAAAGCACTTTGTATATCCTCAAAGCTCTGTTTGTCAATTACCTCACGCACGGCTTTAAATTTTTGCATTTTGCTTTGTGCATTTTGAAATTCTACTAGGGCTAGAGCGTGGTCGTTTTTAGCATTTTGAAGGGCTATTTTTTCGCTTTTGCTATCAAGACTTAGGATTAAATCGCCTTTTTTAACATTTTGCGAAACCTCGACAAAAATTTGCTCTACTACACCCACACTTTCAAGGACTAATCGACTTTGCATTTTAGCCTCGACATTAAAACTCGCATAAAGCTCCTCCGCCCTCACAAAAGAAAGGCTAAATAAAAAAAGAAGCCAAATTTGTTTCATTGTATTTCCTTACTTAAGTCAAATCCTGCGGTAAAATAATAATTTGCCTTAGTGATTTCAAACTCATTTTTAGCAAGCTCTAAATCACTCATTGCTTTAAATTTAAGCTCTAAGGCTTGTAAATATTCTACATAAGAGCAAAGTCCAGCACTATATTTTTTATTGACACTTTCAAAAGCCAAATTCGCTGCGTTTAGACTATATTTTAATGCCTCAATTTGCTCTTTTAAGACGGCTAAATTTTTCTTTAAATAGCTTAATTCTTCTTCATTTTGTCTTTTAAGCAACTCATAATTTGCTCTTTGAATTTGCAAAGCCAAACGCTTATTTTCAAGCTCTTTATTTCTCGTGCCAAAATCAAAAATTTTCCACTCCAAGCCTAGCATAATTTGATTTGCCGTTCCACTTTCGCTAAACATT from Campylobacter upsaliensis includes:
- a CDS encoding efflux RND transporter periplasmic adaptor subunit, which produces MKQIWLLFLFSLSFVRAEELYASFNVEAKMQSRLVLESVGVVEQIFVEVSQNVKKGDLILSLDSKSEKIALQNAKNDHALALVEFQNAQSKMQKFKAVREVIDKQSFEDIQSAFNGARLRLEKAKLNIAYYENILEKKRLVAPYDGIIANKFIQVGEGVGGVGRVLIEIFSYPDVKLILSFDEKFKDRVKLGQKFLYKIDGEQKQREGKIALIYPSIEPKTRKIYAEVYAKDLKPGLFGEGQIIIED